TCCGCAGCCCTTTTTGACTAAGTGTCCCGAGATTCCCCGGAGGACGAGCCCTCCGGTCCCCGCATGAGGCGGGGATCGCCACCAGTCAGCGCGTTGCGCCCACTGGTGCGCTTGTCGTTTGTCTGATGCCCTTATGCAAGGAGGGAGCCATGTTCGAGAGCCTTTCAGATCGCCTTGGCGGTGTGTTCGACCGGCTGACCAAGCAGGGGGCATTGTCCGCTGATGACGTAAAGACCGCGCTGCGCGAAGTACGCACCGCGCTCCTTGAGGCCGATGTCTCGCTGCCGGTGGTGCGGTCCTTCGTGAAGGCCGTCGAGGCCAAGGCGACCGGTGCCGCCGTGACCAAATCCATCACCCCCGGCCAGCAGGTCGTGAAGATCGTCCATGACGAGCTGATCGCCATGCTTGCGGGCGATGATGACGCCGGGGCGCTGAAAATCGACAACCCGCCTGCGCCGATCCTGATGGTCGGTCTGCAGGGCTCGGGTAAGACCACCACCACTGCCAAACTGGCCCGCCGCCTGAAAGAACGCGAGAAGAAGCGCGTGCTGATGGCGTCTTTGGATATCTACCGTCCGGCGGCAATGGAGCAGCTGGCCATTCTGGGCAACCAGATCGGCGTCGACACGCTGCCTATCGTGCAGGGCGAGAGCGCCGTGCAGATTGCCAAACGTGCGAAGCAGCAGGCCACTCTGGGCGGCTATGATGTCTATATCCTCGATACCGCGGGCCGCCTGCATATCGATCAGGTGCTGATGTCCGAGGTCCAGCAGGTCCGCGATGTTGCCAACCCGCGCGAGACGCTTCTGGTGGTTGACGGGCTGACCGGTCAGGTCGCCGTTGAGGTCGCGCAGGAATTCGAGGAAAAAGTCGGCATCTCCGGCGTTGTCCTGACCCGTATGGACGGCGATGGCCGTGGCGGTGCGGCGCTGTCGATGCGCGCGACCACCGGCAAGCCGATCCGCTTTGTGGGTCTGGGCGAGAAGATGGAGGCGCTTGAAACCTTCGAGGCCGAGCGTATCGCGGGCCGTATCCTTGGCATGGGCGATATCGTCGCTCTTGTGGAAAAGGCGCAGGAGGTCTTCGAGAAAGAGGCCGCCGAGCGTATGATGAAGCGGTTCCAGAAGGGCCTCTTCAACATGAACGACCTGAAGTCCCAGCTTGAGCAGATGCAGAAGATGGGCGGCATGCAGGGCGTGATGTCGATGATGCCGGGCATGGGCAAAATGGCCAAACAGGCCGAGTCCGCCGGTTTCGACGACAAGATGATCCGCCGCCAGATCGCGCTGATCCAGTCGATGACCAAGGAAGAGCGCGCCAAACCCGAGATGCTGAAAGCCTCGCGCAAGGAGCGTATCGCCAAAGGTGCGGGCATGGATGTGGCCGAGCTGAACAAGCTTCTGAAGATGCAGCGCCAGATGGGCGACACCATGAAGAAGCTGGGCAAGATGAAGGGCGGCGCCCTGAAACGCGCGATGGCCGCGATGACCGGCAAATTCGGCGGTCTGCCCAATGCGGGCGAGATGGACCCCGCCAAAATGGAAGAAGCCACCAAGATGCTGGGCCAGACCCTGCCGAAGAACATGCCCGGACTGGGTGGCATGGGCGGTCTTGGGGGCTTGGGTGGCCTTGGGGGCTTTGGCAAGAAGAAGTAATGGTCGCGCCCGTCCTTCATACCGAGCGCCTGACGCTGCGTCCGCATGACATGTCGGATTTCCCCGCTTTTGCGGAGGTGATGAAGTCTGCGCGGGCGCGCTATCTGGGCGGGCCGCATGATGTGAAGGCGGCGTGGTTCCATTTTGCGTCCGACGTGGCGCAATGGGCGCTGAAGGGCTGTGGTGCGCTGGCCGTGGTGCGCAAATCCGACCGCCAGCTGGTGGGTCAGGTGACGCTGAACGATCTGCCGCATTTTCCTGAACGCGAGTTGGGCTGGATTGCCTTCACCGGCTTCGAGGGTCAGGGCTATATGACCGAAGCGGCACGCAAGATGCGCGATTTCGCGGCCACCGACCTGAACTGGAAGCGCCCGCTGGTCAGCTATATCATGCCGGGCAATGCGCGTTCGGTCGCGCTGGCCGAACGCATCGGGGCCAAGCTGGACCGCGATGCGCTGCCTGCGGTGAAGGGCCAGCTGGTCTATCGCCACCCGATGGGAGGTCAGCCATGATCGCGCTGTCCCCTACCCCTGTTCTGCATAGCGCCGCGCTGGTGCTGCGGGCGCCTGCAGCCCATGACTATCCGCATTGGCGCGACTTTCAGGCCTCCCCGCGGTCGGTCTTTATCCGCCCTGCCCCCGAGTTTGACGAAGGGCTGGTCTGGCGGGCTTGGGCTGCGGTGATCGGCCATTGGGTCATGCATGGCTGGGGGCCTTTCGTAGTGACCCCCCAAGACAGCGACCGTGGTCTGGGCCTTGTCGGCCCGTGGCAACCGCATGGCTGGCCCGAGGCGGAAATCCTGTGGAATCTGTGGGATGGCGCCAATGAGGGCCGTGGCCTCATGGCCGAAGCTGCCGCAATGGCGCGCGCCCATCTTTACACCGATCTGGGCTGGGACAGCGTTGTCAGCTATGTCGATGCAGCCAATAGCCGCTCTGCCGCACTGGCCGAGCGTCTGGGCTGCCGCCTTGATCCGCAGGCCGCCACGCCGCTTGGCAAGCCCTGCCTTGTTTACCGCCATCCCAAGCCGGAGGACCTTGCATGAGTGATGCAACCAGCCGCGCCGCAGAGCTTCTCAAGGAGCACCGCGACAGTATCGACCGTCTGGATGCGGTGATGATCTATACGCTCGCCGAGCGCTTTGCCCAGACCCAAGCGGTGGGCAAGCTGAAAGCAGAGCACGACCTTCCTCCCTCGGATCCCGACCGGGAGAAGACCCAGATCGCACGTCTGGAAAAACTGGCCGACGACAGCGGTCTCGACCCGGAATTTGCAAAGAAATTCCTGAATTTCGTGATCTCGGAAGTCATCCGGCATCACGAACAGTTCCAAAAGTAACGGACCCCGAAACAGGTCCGACACCAGCCATTCAAAGGAGATCAACCCATGGCTATGAAAATCCGTCTCGCACGCGGTGGTTCCAAAAAGCGCCCCTTCTACGCAATCGTTGCTTCCGACTCGCGCATGCCGCGTGACGGCCGCTTCCTCGAGAAGCTGGGCACCTACAACCCGCTGCTGGCAAAAGACAGCGAAGAGCGCGTGAAAATGAACATGGAGCGCGTTCAGTACTGGCTGAGCAAAGGCGCGCAGCCGACCGACCGTGTGGCACGCTTCCTTGAAAACGCCGGTGCTCTGCCGAAAACCGAGCGTAAGAACATGAAGAAAGCAGAGCCGGGCAAGAAAGCCCAAGAGCGCGCAAAAGAAAAAGCCGAGAAAGCCGCTGCGGCTGCTGAGGCCTCCGAGGCCTGATCTTGGACGCGTTCTCCCCCGAGTTCCGCGAGGATCTGCACCGGTTGATGCTGTGGCGGCGTGATGTGCGCCGCTTCCGCACCGATCCTGTGCCCGAAGAGATCCTTGCACGGGGGCTGGACGCATTTTCCCGCGCACCATCGGTCGGCCTGTCCGAACCGTGGCGCGTGATCAATGTCGAAAGCGCCGCGGCCCGTGCTGCGGCGCTTTCCAATTTCCAGACCGCCAATGCCGAAGCGCTGGCCGCCTATCAGGCCGGTGGCGACATTGATCGCGCGACGCTCTATGCGGGGCTGAAACTTTCGGGCATGCAGAAAGCCCCTGTCCAGCTGGCGGTGTTTTGCGATACCGGCACGGTCAAAGGGGCCGGTCTGGGGGCCAGATCCATGCCCGAAATGCGTGCCTATTCGGTCGTGGCAGCCATGACGATGATGTGGCTTGCCCTTCGCGCCGAGGGGGTGGGGATGGGCTGGGTGTCTATTCTGGACCCCGAGGCACTGGCAAAATCGCTGGATGTGCCTGAGAGCTGGAAATTGATCGGCTATTTGTGTATCGGCTGGCCGGAACGGTCGCAGCCGACCCCCGAGCTGGAGCAGCTTGGCTGGGAAACCCGCGACGGGCTGCCCAAACTAGAGC
The sequence above is drawn from the Thioclava sp. GXIMD4216 genome and encodes:
- the ffh gene encoding signal recognition particle protein; the encoded protein is MFESLSDRLGGVFDRLTKQGALSADDVKTALREVRTALLEADVSLPVVRSFVKAVEAKATGAAVTKSITPGQQVVKIVHDELIAMLAGDDDAGALKIDNPPAPILMVGLQGSGKTTTTAKLARRLKEREKKRVLMASLDIYRPAAMEQLAILGNQIGVDTLPIVQGESAVQIAKRAKQQATLGGYDVYILDTAGRLHIDQVLMSEVQQVRDVANPRETLLVVDGLTGQVAVEVAQEFEEKVGISGVVLTRMDGDGRGGAALSMRATTGKPIRFVGLGEKMEALETFEAERIAGRILGMGDIVALVEKAQEVFEKEAAERMMKRFQKGLFNMNDLKSQLEQMQKMGGMQGVMSMMPGMGKMAKQAESAGFDDKMIRRQIALIQSMTKEERAKPEMLKASRKERIAKGAGMDVAELNKLLKMQRQMGDTMKKLGKMKGGALKRAMAAMTGKFGGLPNAGEMDPAKMEEATKMLGQTLPKNMPGLGGMGGLGGLGGLGGFGKKK
- the bluB gene encoding 5,6-dimethylbenzimidazole synthase: MDAFSPEFREDLHRLMLWRRDVRRFRTDPVPEEILARGLDAFSRAPSVGLSEPWRVINVESAAARAAALSNFQTANAEALAAYQAGGDIDRATLYAGLKLSGMQKAPVQLAVFCDTGTVKGAGLGARSMPEMRAYSVVAAMTMMWLALRAEGVGMGWVSILDPEALAKSLDVPESWKLIGYLCIGWPERSQPTPELEQLGWETRDGLPKLERR
- a CDS encoding chorismate mutase, whose amino-acid sequence is MSDATSRAAELLKEHRDSIDRLDAVMIYTLAERFAQTQAVGKLKAEHDLPPSDPDREKTQIARLEKLADDSGLDPEFAKKFLNFVISEVIRHHEQFQK
- a CDS encoding GNAT family N-acetyltransferase, which codes for MVAPVLHTERLTLRPHDMSDFPAFAEVMKSARARYLGGPHDVKAAWFHFASDVAQWALKGCGALAVVRKSDRQLVGQVTLNDLPHFPERELGWIAFTGFEGQGYMTEAARKMRDFAATDLNWKRPLVSYIMPGNARSVALAERIGAKLDRDALPAVKGQLVYRHPMGGQP
- a CDS encoding GNAT family N-acetyltransferase; translated protein: MIALSPTPVLHSAALVLRAPAAHDYPHWRDFQASPRSVFIRPAPEFDEGLVWRAWAAVIGHWVMHGWGPFVVTPQDSDRGLGLVGPWQPHGWPEAEILWNLWDGANEGRGLMAEAAAMARAHLYTDLGWDSVVSYVDAANSRSAALAERLGCRLDPQAATPLGKPCLVYRHPKPEDLA
- the rpsP gene encoding 30S ribosomal protein S16 — its product is MAMKIRLARGGSKKRPFYAIVASDSRMPRDGRFLEKLGTYNPLLAKDSEERVKMNMERVQYWLSKGAQPTDRVARFLENAGALPKTERKNMKKAEPGKKAQERAKEKAEKAAAAAEASEA